The Parafrankia discariae genomic interval CTGCCGATGGCGCCGCTTCCGATGAATCCCACAGTCGTCATATTCTCAGCGTCCCCCAGAAGAGCCGAACCCTTGTCATTCGCCGGACTCGTTGCGATTCGGGTCCCTGCCATCAGCTGGCGGAGAAGTAATGGCCGTTGTCCAAATCGGCGAGCAGGCTGGGCTGAGCGGGCTCCCAGCCGAGGGTCCGGCGGGTGATGAGGCTGGACGCCGGGTAGCTCTGCGTGACTATGTTCGCGAGGAACCCAAAGTATCCCGGCACCATCAGTACGTCCACGGGAACGCTCACGACGGGCAGGCCCAGACGGCTGCCAATGGCCTCGGCGATCTCGCGGAACGGGATGCCCCCGTCCTCAACCGCGTGCCAGTATTTGCCAGCAGGCCCCTTCTCCAGCGCCAGGCGGAACAAGGAGGCGACATCGCGGACGTGCACGGCGTTCCACAGGTTCGCGCCGTCTCCGGGGTAGCCGACGAAACCCTTCTCCTTCGCGAGCGCGATCAGCTGCACGAGGAAGCCGGCACGATCGGTCGTGCTGTGCGCGATGTTGGCAATCCGCACGACCGAAGACCGCACTCCCCGCTCAGCGAGGCCGACTACGGCGGTTTCCACGACGTTACGGGCGTGCAGGGTGCCCTTGTACTCATCGCCGCCGGGAAGAGCCGGGTCCTCCTCGGTGGCCGGCCGGCCCAGGCTCCCCGGCGAGCCTATGCTCCCCGCCGCGACCAGCGGTTTTCCGGTTCCCGCCAGTGCCTCGCCGTACGCGAACATGATCGGGACCTCCGCGGCGGCCACGGCGTCGATCCCGCCGGATGGAAGCAGGTCCTGCCTGTGCGCGACGTGAATGACGCCGTCGGAGTCCGCGGCCGCCTCCTTGAGCCCGTCGAGATCCTCGAGGCTGCCGTGACGCACCTTCGCGCCATGCGCGGACAGCGCCGCCGCGGCCGTGTCCGACCGGGCCAGGCCGGTGACCTCGTGCCCGGCGGCGATGAGCTCGAGGACGATGTACGAACCGGAATGGCCGGTCCCGCCAGTGACGAAGACGCGCAAGCTTCTGCTCCTTGTCAGTGATGTGGTGCGAGAAGTGGCGGTGCGGGTGTGCTCAGCTGAGACTGCTGACGCCGAGGGAGAAGTTGAAGTCCCCCACGCCGTGGCGGGCCAGGCTGATCATCAGCAGGCCCGCCCCTTCCAGCCAGTGCGCCATCTCCAGGCCTCCGGCATCCAGGGGGCGCAACCCGAGGCTCTCGATGAACGCCGATACGCTTGCCTTGGCCCGCGCGTCGTCGCCGGCGAAGAGCACGTCCAGCGGGCGGCCCTGGGCCAGGACGTGGCCGAAGACGGTGTTGAACGCCTTCACGACGGGCGCGCTTGCCGGGGCGGCCTTGGCGATTTCCTGCGCGGCGGAAGTGCCGTCAGGGGTGACCAGCCCGGTGGCGTCGGCATTCATGGGGTTGATGATGTCGATGATGACCTTGCCGACGAGCGCGTTCCCGTACTGGGCGACGACCGGCACGGCGCTGGCGTTCGGCACGGCGAGGATGACGATGTCGCCGGCTGGGGCGGTGCCGAATGTCCCGGCCGTGGCGCCGCCGCCGAGCACGGCGGCGAAGTCCTTGGCCTTGGCCGCGTCGCGACCGACTACCTCGACGGCGTTGCCGCCCTCGACCGCGCGGGCGCCTATGGCGCGGGCCATGCCCCCCAGGCCGATAATGCTGATGCTGCTCATGGAGTGCCTGCTTTCTAGGGCTGGATAGCTGCACAGAACGCGGACGCCCACCCCGTTGTTGTTAACGGTGGTGTCGGCGACGCCCTTGAATGACGCAATGAACGGCGCTCAATTCCACGGTGCCACTGGCCTGAGTGGGTGTCCAAGACCTCTTCAGCCGTTGCGATACCCTGAAGGCATCGCCGGACCGGGAGGCTCCATGGATCTGGACCTGCGCAAGTTGCGCTACTTCGTCGCCGTCGCCGACACGTTGCACTTCGGCCGCGCAGCCGATGAGCTGCACATCGCGCAGCCGGTGCTCAGTCGGCAGATCCGGGCGCTGGAACAGGATCTCGGCGCTCCGCTGTTCATCAGGGACAGCCACGGCGTGGCGCTGACCGACGCCGGCAGGCAGTTGCTGACCGACGCCGGCCCGCTGCTGGCCTCCGCGCGCGCGGTCCGCCGCCGGGTGACCGTGGCCGCACGCGGCAGCCGACGGCTAATGGTCGGCTTCCGGGCCGGGATCCCGGTCATCCCGGCAGCGCGGGCGTTCGAGGCCCGGCACCCGGACGTGGTCGTGGACGTGCAGCGGATCGAATGGGACGATCAGGCCCCGATGCTGCTCGACGGCCGTATCGACGTCGGCTATGTGCGGCTGCCCATCGACGAGGCCGGCCTGCGCGTCACCCCGCTGTACACCGAGCCGCGGGTGGCGGTGCTCCCTGCCGGCCACCAACTGGCCGGCAGGGAGCAGGTCACCGAGGCCGAGCTGGCCGGCGAGCCGCTGGTCTGGCACGGCGACACGAGCACGCAGCCCACCAGGCGCGCGCACTCTAACGCCGGGTACCTGGTGCGCGGGGTGGACGAGACGCTCGAGCATGTCGCGGCCGGCCGGGGCATCTCGTTCCTGGCCCGTTCGGCGACCGTGTTCTACTCACATCCGGACATCAGCTACGTGCCCATCCCGGATCTGGCGCCCGACCAGGTGTGCCTCGCGATGGCGGCATCGCGCACCTCGCCGGTGGTCGACGACTTCTTCGCCGCGGCTCAGGCGACGGCCGAGATCACGGCAGAATGTGGGAACTATGAAATGTGGCAGCTTGTGAGCGGTGCCGTTTCAAGCACGACTGAGCGGCCCGACTGACAACAGCAGCGCCAACAAAGGGCGCGCGGCCACAGCAATGGCAAATGCATTGAGCTCGGGACCGGAGGTCGATGGCATATGCGGTTCGTGACGGCGAGCCTCAGGCGAGACGTGGCGCGACGACGCGACGCACGCGAGTTTCCGCAAGTTCTGCGACACGATCTACTACCCGGTGCTGGAGGCCACCGTCGGACGGCCCTACGCGCTCTACGTCCACGGCAACAGCGACACGACCGGTGCGATTCGTGGCGTCGAGACCATCACGACCGGACTGAAGTGGAAGCGCCTGCGCGAGCCGCTGTCGATCGTCGGCGAGGTGGACGCCGCCGCGCGCGAGGCCTGCTGGGAGCTCGGAGCGACGGCTGCCGCCAGCCTCATGGACGGGTGACGTCTGCTCAGGCCGGGCGCCTCCGTTCCTGTGCGGGTGGTTCCTGTGCGTCCTGCGGTGGTGCCGGCCGGACCTCGGGCAGGAACGTGGCCAGGAGCAGACCCGGCACCGGGACGAGGCAGAGGACCGAGAACACCGCGGCGATTCCCCATGTGTCGGCGATCGCCCCCAGACCCGGTACCCCAAGACCTCCGATGCTGACAGCGAGCCCCAGGGTGACACCGGCGGCGGTTCCCGGTCGGGTCGGCAGGTAGTCCTGACCCAGTTTGACGAGTACCGAGAACGGAATGTTGATGGCCACTCCGGTGGTCATGGCGGCCAGTAGCGCGGTTCCCGGGCCGGGCGCGGCACGCAGTGCGACCAGCGTCGGGATCGCCAGCGCGGTGCCTGCCTGGACCGTGCGCACGGCACCGGCGCGGTCGGCGACCCGCCCGCCGGCCAGTGTGCCGGCGACCCCGCCGGCCAGGAAGCAGGCCAGCGCGGCGCCGGCCGCGGTGTGACCCGCGTGCAGATGGCGGAGCCAGTACAGCTCGATGAACGTGTTCACGCCGACAAAGAGCACCGACCGCGCGATCTCGACCGTGGTGAGGAGGAGGAAGGGGCTCCAGAGATCCTTGCCGCCGGCCGTGGTGACCGCCGCCACCTTCGCGGCCGCCGCCTGCCGTTGGTGGGCCCGTAGCAGCACGAAGCCGACGGGCACCGCGGGAAGGACGAACAGCGCCGTGGCGGCCAGGCCCAGGGTGGCCAGCGCCGGGGCGGCGAGGACGGGAGCCAGGAAGAATCCGACGCTGCCACCGGCGGCGAAGATGCTCATCGCCGCCGTGCTGTCACCCGCGTCGATCCGAGCCGCCCGCCCGGCCACGGGGTGGAACATCGCCACGCCGATCCCGGAAAGCAGCACCAGCGACCAGGTCAGAGCGTAGCCGGGCACGAGCCCGGCGAGCCCGGCGAGAACCACGCCGACTGCGGCCAGCGGGCCGACCCGTCGGCGGTCGACGAGCAGGCCGATCGCCGGTTGCGGCAGCGCACTGCCCAGCGCCGCGGCCAGTGTCAACCCGGAGACGGCGAGGTAGCCGGAGTTCCGCTCGAGGACGAAGTACGGAACACTCGCCGGCACCAGTCCCTGATAAAGATCGTCTACGGCGTGGGCTGCGGCCCACATCCGCATCCGCCGCCAGGGTGTCGCCGACGCCGCCGCCGGCGGGCCAAGCCCGGGGGTGACCGGGGCCGGAGCGGGGAGCGCCGCCGCCCGCGGGCCGTCGACGGCGGTCATGCCAGGCGTCTCGTCGCCTCGGCCGGTCGCGCGGTGGTCGTCCGTGCGTCGGGCACGGCCGCCGGACCGCCGAGGAAGTCCAGCAGCTCCGGCATGAGCGCGTCGGCCAGTTCCTCTCCGGTCCGGACGGTCGGCCCGATCTCGGCCATCGCCATCGTGGCCGCAGGCATCACCCGCGCGGCCGCCTCGGCGAGCGCGCGTGGGTGGCGCCAGTCGGTGCCGGCGAAGACCAGCGCCGGCACCCGGACCGCTGCCAGGTCGTCGACGTGGCGGAAGCTACGGTCCCGCGCGATGGACGCGGCTGCGGCGATGCTGGCCGGGTCGCTGCGTCGGATCGCGTCGGTGACCATCGCCTCGACGACCGGCGGCAGCCTGGCGACGACCGGCGCCCAGGCGGCAGCCAGCCCCTCGTCGCGGACGCGGTCGGCGAACGCGTCGAAATACGCGATCTCGGCTGCCTTGGCCTCGTCGTCCTCGATGTCCTCGACGCCGAGGGCCGCCACCGCCGCCACCCGGTCGGGCCGGGTGATGGCCAGGCGAAGCGCAATCGTGGAGCCAAGCCCGACCCCGGCCACCACCACACCCACGTTCGCCGCCACCACGCCGGCCTCGGCGAGCCCGTCGAGCACCGTGAGGACGTCGACGGCGTACTGGTCCCAGGTGTGGCGAGCCGGGTCGCGGCAGACGGAGCCGCCGTAGCCCCGGATGTCCGGCTGCACGACCGTGTGACGGCCGGCCAGCCGCCGGGCGAACGGATCGAGACTGTGTCGGTCGGGACCGCCCGCGTGCAGCAGCACCACGACCGAGCCATGCCCGCTCACCTCCGCGACGAGAACGCAGCCGTCGGGGGCGGAAATCCGGTGCGGCACGGTCATGACGGTCTCCCTGACGTCGGTTCTTCGAGGGCGGACCGCCAGCATGGGCGTCGACTCGGGCGGCGGGCCACCGCCAGGCCGTAGAGTTCTGTCGATGAACCGCCGTTTCCTGGCCGGCCCCGAGCTGCGGCGGTTGACGGACCGGGAACGGATCGACTGGCACGACCACACCGACCACCAGCTCATCTATCCGGGCACCGGGGTCCTGCGAGTGGTGACCCGGGTCGGTTCGTGGGTGGTGCCGCCGCTGCGGGCTGTGTGGCTGCCGGCCGGTGTGGCGCACGCGCACCAGGCGCACGGCCCCACACACATGCACTCACTGGCCTTCTCGGACGTGGACGACCCGTTCGGTTCCCCCGACCCGACCGTGGTCGCAGTACCCGCCCTGCTGCGTGAGATCATCCGGGCGCTCACCGCGACGGGCCTGGCCGCCGCCGACCGCCGCGACCTGACCGCCGTCCTGCTGCGCTCGCTGCGGCCGGTGACCGAGCTGCGGCTTCGCCTGCCCCAGCCGCGCGACGACCGCCTCGTCGCTCTCACGGCGGCGCTGGCCGCTGACCCCGCCGATCCGCGGACCCTGGCCGAGCTCGGCGCCGCCGTCGGGGCGAGCGAACGTACCCTGAGCCGCCTGTTCCGCCGTCAGACCGGGATGACCTTCCCGCAGTGGCGGGCCCAGCTCCGGCTGCACCATGGCCTTACCCTGCTCGCCGCGGGTGAGCCGGTCACCACCGTCGCGTTTGCCTGTGGCTACAGCAACCCGAGCGCCTTCACCGCCGCGTTCCGGGATGCCTTCGGTGTCACGCCCGCCCGCTACGCCCGCGAGACGCGGCAGTGAACGATCCCGGAAGGTCCTGCCTCACAAAGCGGGTCGATCGCGTCGGCACGGGGCCGCGAGTGATCAGGACCTCAGGCAGAGGGCCGGCGGAGCCACCCGTGCTGGGCACGGGCCGATGGGCGAGGCGTCACGGGCCCTCTGCCGGGAGCCGCGCGACGAGCGTCAGGCGATGAACCCCATCCGTCTGGGCGTGGAAGCGGGCGCACCTCGCCACCCTTCGGTGTCGCGGGCGGCTTCAGATGGTCGTGGCTCTGCCGCGTAGTGCGTTCTTCTTGGCGAGGTTGCCACATCGGTCCATCGAGCACCATCGGCGTGTACCCGGACGCGAGCTGTCGAGGAACACGGCCCCGCAGCTCGGGTTGGCACAGCCACGGACACGGGCGATGGCGGAGGACGCGGCGAGATCAAGGGCGTCGCGGGCGACGAGAGCGAGGGTCGCCGACACGGGATTGTCGGCGTGCCAGTGCAGCGTGCCCGAAACGTCCATGCTGGGCGCTTGGTCCGATGCCCTGTGCGGCCTCGCGCCGGCCGGCAGCGGGACCGCCTCGCCCGGTCGCGGGTGCCTTGGGGGGGCGTGGACGGTGTGGCTCCGGGGTTCCGGCGTTCCAACCGCCACGTCGATGGTCTGGGGTCGGAGTCTGGCCATTAAGGATGCGCGCAGATAGTCTTCGCGAAGTCTAATTTCCAGAGAGGTGCCAGGATGTGGAGCTGTGAGCATGGCGTGGTCACGACGGCGTCGCCGGACGCGGTCTGGCGGCTGTGGGCGGATGTGGCCGGTTGGGGCAGCTGGAACGCCGACATCAAGTCCATCGACGTCGACGGTCCGTTCGAGGTCGGTACCGTCATCGTCATGAACCCCGCCAGCGACGACCCGGTGCGGCTGCGGCTGTCCGAGGTGCAGCCGCCGGAGCGGTTCGTCGACGAGGCCGAGCTCGATGACATCGTCGTGCGCACGACCCACCTCGTCGGGCGCATCGACGCCGAGCACTGCCGGGTCAGCTACCGGATGGAGATCGACGGCCCGGCCGCCGACGAACTCGGTCCCCGGATCGGCCCGGCGATCTCCGGCGACTTCCCCGAGACGATCGCCGCGCTCACCCGCCTCGCGGAGGCGGCGGCGGCTCCGGCGCGGCCCTGACAGGAAAGGACGACCAGCTCAGCGTGGCGCTGCATCCCAGCGAGTCTCCCGGCTTCCTGCTCTGGCACGCCACGCTGCGCTGGCAGCGTGCCATCACGGTCGCGCTCGCGCCGTTCGAGCTCACGCACGTCCAGTTTGTCCTGCTCACGTCGGTGTGGTGGCTGGATGGCCAGGGGGAGCGGCCCAATCAGCTCGCGGTCGCCGCGTACGCCGGCACGGACGTGAAAATGACGTCCCAGGTGCTGCGCACCCTGGAAAGCAACGGTCTGGTCCGACGCGAGACCGATCCCGCCGACACCCGGGCCAAGCTGGTGCGGGTCACGGAGCATGGTGCCGAGCTCGCTCCTCAGGCGCTCGCGGCCGTCGAGCAGGTCGATGCCGACTTCTTCCGTCCCGTTCCCACGGCCGAGGCGCTGCGTCTGCTGCGCCCGCTCACGGGTCAACCCGAGGCCTGAGCGGGCGCGGTGCCGATGAAGATTGTCCTGGTCGGACCACGTGCGGTCAGGAATGGCTGAAGGTCCGGCGGTAGTCGCTGGGTGACACCCCGCGGTGAAGGACGAACTGTTCACGGAAAACGGCCGCGTTGCGATAGCCGACCCGCGTCGCGACCTGTTCGACGGACAGGTTGGTCGTCTCCAGTAGTTCCTCGGCGAGTGAGAGGCGCTGGGTCCGCAGCCAGGCGTGCGGGGATGTCCCGGTGGCTGACCTGAAGTGGCGGATGAAGGAGCGGCGGCTCATCAGGGCCTGAGAGGCCAGCGTGTCGAGGGTTATCCGATGGTCCAGATGTTCCCGGGCCCAGGCGATGGCCGCGGCCAGGCGTTGGTCCTCGCTGTCCGAAGGCACCGGGGTACTGACGTACTGGGCCTGACCACCGTCGCGGTGGGGTGGTATCACCAGCCCGCGCGCGATCGTGTTCGCCAGTCCGGCGCCGTGTTCGCGGCGGATCAGATGGAGGCACATGTCCATGCCGGCCGCGGCTCCCGCTCCGGTGATGATCGCGCCTTCGTCGATGTAGAGGGCCTCCGGCGCGACCTTCACCTCGGGATGGCGGCCGGCGAGCTCGTCGGCGAACTGCCAGTGGGTCGTCACGGTGAGGCCGTCGAGCAGGCCGGCGGCCGCCAGGGTGAAGGTGCCGACGCAGTGGGCGGCGATGGTCGCACCTCGGTCGCGGGCCGCGCGCAGCATGGGGAGAACGGGGTGCGAGGGTTCGACGTGGTAGTCGACGGCCGGCAGAATGATGATCAGATCGGCCGTCGTCAGCAGTCCGAGGTCGTTCTCCACTGTCAGCGGTAGGCCGAGATCGGTCTGGAGGGGACCGGGGTGGCGCGCGCAGATGGCGAGGTCGAAGCCAGGAATGCCGGGCCGAGGACCGAAGGTCGCGTTGACGATCCCGAGGCCGAGAGCGGTGGCGCCCGGCGGGGCATAGGCGACGACGCGGCGGAAGGCCATGCCGTCGATCATGCCTGAGAGGTTGGCGCAAAACCTGCGGATGCTGGCCTTCGGGCCAGCGGACGGCCCGGATCCGATGCGGAAGTCTCGCGGTATGCGCGAAGACGACGAGACGACGAGACGGAACCGGGCGCCAGACGAGACCCGGACCGAGGGCGTCCTGGGTGACAAGGCCACAAAGGTCATCCTGGTGACCGGCGCCACCGGCAAACAGGGCGGAGCCGCCGCCGCGCGCCTGCTCGCCGATGGCTGGCGGGTGCGGGCCCTGACCCGCGATCCGGCGTCCGGGGCCGCGCGGCGGCTCGCCGCGGCCGGCGCGCAGGTGGTCGAGGGCGACCTGGACGACCGCGGGTCGCTGGATGCCGCCGTCGAGGGCGTCCATGGGGTGTTCAGCGTGCAGCAGGGCGCCTTGGGCGCACCGCCGGTGCCCTTCGACGATGAGGTCAGGCGGGGCAGGCACGTGGCCGACGCGGCGGCGGCCGCCCGGGTCCGGCACCTGGTCTACGCCTCGGTCGCCGGTGTGGAGCGTGGCGGCGGTGGCCGTGCCTTCGCGAGCAAGTGGGCGATCGAGGAGCATATTCGCCGTGTCGGTATCCCTGCGACGATCCTGCGCCCGGTCTCGTTCATGGAGAACTACGCGGACCCGGCCTTTGGCGTGCAGACCGGAACCCTGGCCACGCCGTTCGCGCCGGACGTCCCCGAACAGCTGATCGCCCTTGAGGACATCGGTGCCTTCGTCGCCCTCGCCTTCGCTGATCCGGCGCGCTATTCGGGGACGGCCGTCTCGATCGCCGGCGACGCGCTCCGCCCGGGGCAGACGGCGGAGGCGCTCAGCCTCGCCACCGGACGCGATATCCGCTACCTGCATGTGCCGGTCGAGGTTGTCCGTGGTCAGAGCGAGGAGGTCGCGGACGTCGCGAGCTTCCTGAACGATCGGGGCGGGTATGGCGTCGACATCGCCGCCACCCGCGCCCGGTATCCGGGGCTGACGAGTTTCGGGACCTGGCTGGCCGGCAGCGGCCGGGTGAGACTCGCCGAGCTGTTCGAGGGCACGGCGTGAACCCGACTCGGTGTCGCGACCAGCCCCGTTCGCGGCGAAGAGACGATCGCCATTGATTCGAAAGGGAAGCGAGCTCGGCCGCCCGTTCTGGTCACGGAGGGGCCGGGTGCCAGGCCGGCGAGGAAGTCGACGACCGCTGTCGTGCCGGCCTACGCCCGAAGGGAGGCGTGCCGTTCCAGAAAGGCGGCGACGTCACGCTCCGACTCGATCGGCAGCGGATACACGAGGAGACGGTCCACCCCGAGTTCGGCGTACCGACGGGCCGCGGCGGCGGTGACCTCGATCGGATCGAGCTGCATGTAGATGATTTCCAGGCGGCCGAGCCGGGCCGGTCGCTCGACCTCGGCCGCGGCCGCGGCCAGTCCGGACAGGTGGGTGGCGAGGTCGGCGGCGGTGCCGTTGCCGAACCATCCGTGCCCGCGGGCGACCGCGCGTCGGTAGGCGGCCGGACTGTGGCCGCCGATCACGACTCGCGGGCCGCCTGGGCGGACGGGGCGCGGGTGCGCGTCGACGTCCGCGAACGAGACGTACTGCC includes:
- a CDS encoding SRPBCC family protein; translation: MWSCEHGVVTTASPDAVWRLWADVAGWGSWNADIKSIDVDGPFEVGTVIVMNPASDDPVRLRLSEVQPPERFVDEAELDDIVVRTTHLVGRIDAEHCRVSYRMEIDGPAADELGPRIGPAISGDFPETIAALTRLAEAAAAPARP
- a CDS encoding GlxA family transcriptional regulator, with translation MIDGMAFRRVVAYAPPGATALGLGIVNATFGPRPGIPGFDLAICARHPGPLQTDLGLPLTVENDLGLLTTADLIIILPAVDYHVEPSHPVLPMLRAARDRGATIAAHCVGTFTLAAAGLLDGLTVTTHWQFADELAGRHPEVKVAPEALYIDEGAIITGAGAAAGMDMCLHLIRREHGAGLANTIARGLVIPPHRDGGQAQYVSTPVPSDSEDQRLAAAIAWAREHLDHRITLDTLASQALMSRRSFIRHFRSATGTSPHAWLRTQRLSLAEELLETTNLSVEQVATRVGYRNAAVFREQFVLHRGVSPSDYRRTFSHS
- a CDS encoding NADPH-dependent F420 reductase, coding for MSSISIIGLGGMARAIGARAVEGGNAVEVVGRDAAKAKDFAAVLGGGATAGTFGTAPAGDIVILAVPNASAVPVVAQYGNALVGKVIIDIINPMNADATGLVTPDGTSAAQEIAKAAPASAPVVKAFNTVFGHVLAQGRPLDVLFAGDDARAKASVSAFIESLGLRPLDAGGLEMAHWLEGAGLLMISLARHGVGDFNFSLGVSSLS
- a CDS encoding MarR family winged helix-turn-helix transcriptional regulator, producing MALHPSESPGFLLWHATLRWQRAITVALAPFELTHVQFVLLTSVWWLDGQGERPNQLAVAAYAGTDVKMTSQVLRTLESNGLVRRETDPADTRAKLVRVTEHGAELAPQALAAVEQVDADFFRPVPTAEALRLLRPLTGQPEA
- a CDS encoding alpha/beta fold hydrolase, which codes for MTVPHRISAPDGCVLVAEVSGHGSVVVLLHAGGPDRHSLDPFARRLAGRHTVVQPDIRGYGGSVCRDPARHTWDQYAVDVLTVLDGLAEAGVVAANVGVVVAGVGLGSTIALRLAITRPDRVAAVAALGVEDIEDDEAKAAEIAYFDAFADRVRDEGLAAAWAPVVARLPPVVEAMVTDAIRRSDPASIAAAASIARDRSFRHVDDLAAVRVPALVFAGTDWRHPRALAEAAARVMPAATMAMAEIGPTVRTGEELADALMPELLDFLGGPAAVPDARTTTARPAEATRRLA
- a CDS encoding SDR family oxidoreductase codes for the protein MRVFVTGGTGHSGSYIVLELIAAGHEVTGLARSDTAAAALSAHGAKVRHGSLEDLDGLKEAAADSDGVIHVAHRQDLLPSGGIDAVAAAEVPIMFAYGEALAGTGKPLVAAGSIGSPGSLGRPATEEDPALPGGDEYKGTLHARNVVETAVVGLAERGVRSSVVRIANIAHSTTDRAGFLVQLIALAKEKGFVGYPGDGANLWNAVHVRDVASLFRLALEKGPAGKYWHAVEDGGIPFREIAEAIGSRLGLPVVSVPVDVLMVPGYFGFLANIVTQSYPASSLITRRTLGWEPAQPSLLADLDNGHYFSAS
- a CDS encoding NmrA family NAD(P)-binding protein, which gives rise to MREDDETTRRNRAPDETRTEGVLGDKATKVILVTGATGKQGGAAAARLLADGWRVRALTRDPASGAARRLAAAGAQVVEGDLDDRGSLDAAVEGVHGVFSVQQGALGAPPVPFDDEVRRGRHVADAAAAARVRHLVYASVAGVERGGGGRAFASKWAIEEHIRRVGIPATILRPVSFMENYADPAFGVQTGTLATPFAPDVPEQLIALEDIGAFVALAFADPARYSGTAVSIAGDALRPGQTAEALSLATGRDIRYLHVPVEVVRGQSEEVADVASFLNDRGGYGVDIAATRARYPGLTSFGTWLAGSGRVRLAELFEGTA
- a CDS encoding CGNR zinc finger domain-containing protein — translated: MDVSGTLHWHADNPVSATLALVARDALDLAASSAIARVRGCANPSCGAVFLDSSRPGTRRWCSMDRCGNLAKKNALRGRATTI
- a CDS encoding helix-turn-helix domain-containing protein codes for the protein MNRRFLAGPELRRLTDRERIDWHDHTDHQLIYPGTGVLRVVTRVGSWVVPPLRAVWLPAGVAHAHQAHGPTHMHSLAFSDVDDPFGSPDPTVVAVPALLREIIRALTATGLAAADRRDLTAVLLRSLRPVTELRLRLPQPRDDRLVALTAALAADPADPRTLAELGAAVGASERTLSRLFRRQTGMTFPQWRAQLRLHHGLTLLAAGEPVTTVAFACGYSNPSAFTAAFRDAFGVTPARYARETRQ
- a CDS encoding LysR family transcriptional regulator, translating into MDLDLRKLRYFVAVADTLHFGRAADELHIAQPVLSRQIRALEQDLGAPLFIRDSHGVALTDAGRQLLTDAGPLLASARAVRRRVTVAARGSRRLMVGFRAGIPVIPAARAFEARHPDVVVDVQRIEWDDQAPMLLDGRIDVGYVRLPIDEAGLRVTPLYTEPRVAVLPAGHQLAGREQVTEAELAGEPLVWHGDTSTQPTRRAHSNAGYLVRGVDETLEHVAAGRGISFLARSATVFYSHPDISYVPIPDLAPDQVCLAMAASRTSPVVDDFFAAAQATAEITAECGNYEMWQLVSGAVSSTTERPD
- a CDS encoding MFS transporter, with the translated sequence MTAVDGPRAAALPAPAPVTPGLGPPAAASATPWRRMRMWAAAHAVDDLYQGLVPASVPYFVLERNSGYLAVSGLTLAAALGSALPQPAIGLLVDRRRVGPLAAVGVVLAGLAGLVPGYALTWSLVLLSGIGVAMFHPVAGRAARIDAGDSTAAMSIFAAGGSVGFFLAPVLAAPALATLGLAATALFVLPAVPVGFVLLRAHQRQAAAAKVAAVTTAGGKDLWSPFLLLTTVEIARSVLFVGVNTFIELYWLRHLHAGHTAAGAALACFLAGGVAGTLAGGRVADRAGAVRTVQAGTALAIPTLVALRAAPGPGTALLAAMTTGVAINIPFSVLVKLGQDYLPTRPGTAAGVTLGLAVSIGGLGVPGLGAIADTWGIAAVFSVLCLVPVPGLLLATFLPEVRPAPPQDAQEPPAQERRRPA